GATTATTAAGAGATAATTGATTTATAAAAATTCTTCTTTTTTTATAATATTAATTCAATTATTGCAAATATGTTAATACTTTATATTCACTTTTCATTATTTTAGTAAAATTTATATCTAATAATATTCTATATTTAATAGAAAAAATATGATATTAATATAGTAAAATATAGTATTTTATATGATAATATAATATATAAAATGATTAAATCTTGAAGATACTGTATTAAGGCAATTTTATTTAATATAATCTAAATATGATTAGATAATTTAATTTATTAACATTAATAATGGAGAATCAGTCGTGCATACTTTAAACAGCATTAAATTAACTGATTTAAGTACAATACTCTATTATACGGGCCAAATCTGTTTAATTTTAGGAATTTTCATGTTAATTCCTATAATTGTAGCTATAATATATCAAGAATATAATTTAGGATGGTCTTTCCTTTTATCTAGCATAATATCTCTATTCGCAGGTTTTTTACTTATAAAAATATTTAAAAAACAAGAAATTTCTTTAAAAACTGCGATGATTTTCTCAACATTAATTTGGATAATTGCTAGTTTTTTAGGAGGATTGCCTTACTTTATATCTGGAGAACTTAGTTTTATAAATGCGTTTTTCGAAGCTATTTCAGGTTTTACCACTACTGGATTTTCAATGCTACCTAACATAGAAACAGTTGGTTATTCTATTAATTTCTGGAGAGGTTTAACTCAATGGATGGGAGGCCTTGGAATAATTTTCATAATGATTATTGTTTTAAGGTCTAGTGGAACATCTATTATGAGGTTATATAATGCTGAAGGCAGAGATGAAAAAATAGTTCCAAGTATAAGAAATACTAGTAAAATCATACTTTATATCTATTTAGTATTGACTATGATTGGAGTAATATTATTTTTATTATCCGGGCTTCCATTATTTGATTCCATCTTTTATACATTTGTTTCATTATCCACTGGAGGTTTTGCAATAACTACAGACAGTATATTGCATTATAATAGCCCATTTGTTGAATTTGTAGCTATGATTGTTATGATTTCAGGTTCCATTAATTTCGCACTTTTATTTTTACTATATAAGAAGAAATTTAGAGAA
The genomic region above belongs to Methanobrevibacter sp. TMH8 and contains:
- a CDS encoding TrkH family potassium uptake protein; the protein is MHTLNSIKLTDLSTILYYTGQICLILGIFMLIPIIVAIIYQEYNLGWSFLLSSIISLFAGFLLIKIFKKQEISLKTAMIFSTLIWIIASFLGGLPYFISGELSFINAFFEAISGFTTTGFSMLPNIETVGYSINFWRGLTQWMGGLGIIFIMIIVLRSSGTSIMRLYNAEGRDEKIVPSIRNTSKIILYIYLVLTMIGVILFLLSGLPLFDSIFYTFVSLSTGGFAITTDSILHYNSPFVEFVAMIVMISGSINFALLFLLYKKKFREFFSDIEIKVAIVLIPLAIIVTSALLIYSHTYVSNFENIRFATFQVVSAITTTGLQTAFYPEILNNWNSATFLILIVLMIIGAGSCSTGGGIKWLRVGLLSKATIWQIKSILLPGRAVIPKKIAHFNRLKVTDNLIRIAGLFVILYLLIYIISVIIISVYYNNIPQVLFEVASAISNVGLTSGILTPNSPDFVKIVFMVDFWVGRLEIWPILVVAYMSLSTIKKKLKVKH